GTAGCGTCCGTCGCTGCCGTGATCCCGCCTGCCTGGTCCATGACCCAATCGTAGGCAAGCCAGCCGCCGTCCGGTGTTTGCGTCCGCTCGTCGACGAAGACCGGACGGCTGGCTGCTATCGGCGAGTTCCGCCCATCTGGAGGCTTGAAATGCGCCACCGGCCGGCGCGCCTGGGCCCGTCACCATCGGGCTCTTCCTCTCGATCGGAGCCTCCTCATGACCATCGTTCCTTCCGTGCCACCGTTCACGATCCCTTCCGACGCAGACGATGCCACCCGCCACGCGCTGCTGGTCTGCTTCCGCGTAACGGAGGCGAAAAAGCAACTGCGCGCGCTCGACCGAGCACACGCCAGGTTGCTGCCGCTGCTCATGGATCTCGATCCGGAGATCGGTGACAAGTACGTGATCAGAGCTCTGGGGCTGCGCGACTACTTCCCGGAGTTGGTTCGCAAGGTCGACGACATTCACGCCTTCGCGTCTCCAGTTGCCCGCGAGTACCAGGAGGCGAAGTACAAGGCGATCCGTGAGGCCGTTGCGCGTCGCCTGGCGGAGAAGGAGGCGAACGAGAACTCCAGCGATTCCTCGCCCGGCAGCTGAGCCGGTCTTACGCAAGACGGGGTGGCCCCTGAGCGGCAACTCGAGGGCCACCCCTGCCACGCATCACCCCACCCATCCACGCGAATGAACAAGGAAGGACGTCAGTCGTGACGTACATGAATCTACGCCGGGCACTCCCGGCTGTCCTCGGGATCGCCGCGCTCGGCCTGCTGGCCGGCTGCAGCGACGCCCCGGTCACTCCCGGCGAGCTCGGTCGTCTCCAGCAGGTCGTCGCATCCTGCCCGGTAGACGCAACCGAACACCACCAGACCCGTATCGACGTCTCCGGCTCCGGCGAACGATCCGGTCTGTCCAGTACGACGCGTCAGGTTGTCAGCGACGCGATCGAGCGCACCGCGATCTGTGGCGCCGGCACGTACAGCTTGGTCGTCTTCTCGGCCGGCGCCGCCCACACCGCTTCCGTGTTCGAGAGCACGCTCACGCTCCACGGAGCGACGGAGAACGCTCGGCTGCGACGGGTGCCCGCGCTGCTTTCCGAGACGCTTGAGCAGATCGACCAGGCATACCCGGATGCGGTCGCGGCACTCACGGACGGCTCGACCGACGTGGTCGCGCAGCTGTCGGGTGCCGCCGAGTTCGCCGCCCAGGTGACCCGTGGCGGTGAGGGTGAGCAGGTCGTCGCCGTCACCATCCGCACAGACGGTATCGGGACGGCGGGGACGGGAAGTCTCCCGACCTCGATCACCACCTCCGGTGCAGTAGCCGCCGCCGATGCGATCGCCGTCCCGGATCTGTCGGCGGTCGATCAGCTGACGTTCTCGGGTGTCGGGCAGGTGTCGAGCGGCACCGCTCCGTCGACGGCCTACGTCGAGGCGCTGAAGGCGTTCTACCAGCACCTCGGTGAACGCACCGGAGCTGGCTCCGTGCTGGTCGTCACCGAACACCTCGAGGGGCGGTGACCGGCCATGTCGCTCTGGAATAGGCCCACACGGGCAGGAACGCCGTCCCCGCCGGACGCCGCCATCGCGCTTCGGGATGAGATGGATCAGACGGCGCTGCAGCTGGTCGACCAGGCACAGGCTGTCTCCCGTCCCGACGCGGTCGGGCACACCTACAAGGAGCTGGAGCTCGACGAGCGTGCCATCGAACAGGAGCCGCTGTTCGCCGCTGATGGCGAGCATGCCGCACGTGATGCCCGTATCGCAGCGGCGGGCCTTTCACCTCGGGCACAGACCGCTCGTCAGCTGGCGGATGACCATCTGCCGTCTGTCGCGCGGGCTCGCCAGCGCTACGAGGACTGTCTCGAAGCACTCGGTGCGCATCGGGTTCGTGGTGTGCGCGGCAAGCTCTGGTACGGCGCACGCACCGCACTGCTGCTTACCGGCGACGTCGCTGGCATCTCAGGTGCCGCGATCAGCCTGGGGGAGGTGCCGCTCAACGCCTTCCTGCTTGCCGGCTCGGCGTCGGTGGCGACGATCGCTGCTGGCTTGGTCGGCAAGGACGTCCGAGCTGTCTATCTGCGGAACCGTCGCGCTCGCGTAGCCGAGCACCTCGGCAAGGCGCAGGAGCCGTACCGGCACCTGTTCACGGACGGGCAGGGGTTCTCTCGCATCCTGCGCGGCATCGTGTTCGCTTCGGCTGCTGTCGGGCTCGTGGTTGGTATCAGCATCTACGGGCTGCGCACATCTATCGAGGGGTCGCTGTCCGGCCTGGTGTTCGGTGCGCTGGCGTTGTCCGTAGCGATCGGATCGTTCCTCTCGTCGTTCGCTTACGGCGACGAGGTCGCCGACCAGATCGACGCTGCCCGGCATGACTACGAGGTCGAGCTGCGGCGAGCCCGAGCGCTCGCACGTTCTCGGGCTTGGAGCCAGTACGAGCGGCACCAGACCCGTGCCGCGTCGATCCGGGACGAGTACGCCCAGCGCGGCACGGCTGCCCGAATCGCGGTGACCGGGGCGAAGTGGCGCCTGCTGTCTCGCAATCCCGGGGTCGTAGGCCACGGCCCGGCCGCGGGACGCACTGAGGCTATCGGGCGCAAGGCACGCACGAGCGGTGATCCCCGATGAGTCGCCTCCTGCCGTCCGCTCTGGCACTCAGCCGGATCGTCGCACAGTCCGCTGGCACCGCTCCTCAGCCGGACGGGCTTCAGCTCGGCCACCCCGGGAGCGATCCGAAGCGCCCGGTCATCGTGCTCGTAGCGATGGATCACTCCTACTCGGTGACCGGCCTCGGCGGTGCCGATCCCATCGGCCGCCGCTTCGAGGAGCTGACCCGGGCCATCCGGCATGTCGCCCGGCATTCGAAGCGGGGAACGCACCTCGGACTGCTGAGCTTCGACCAGCCAAGTAGTGGGGACGTACGACCTGGGGCCGTCGGGTCGACCGAGCACCGGAAGGTGCTGGAGCGCAACCTCCGGGTGCCGCTCGATGCCCGCGGCAGCAGCAGTCTCGGGCCGTCGCTCGCGGTAGCCGAGGAGGTCGCCCGGAACAACCCGACAGCCGAGGTGTGGTTCGTCCCGATCAGCGACTTCGCACTGACGGATGCCGATCTGCCCGACATCTACGAGCGACTGTCGAGCTTCCCCGGCCACGTCCTCGCCGTCGTACTCGGGCACCTCGCCCCAGCCGAACTTGCGGGGCCACGGCTGTCGGTCTGCGAGGTCACGACCCAGAGCCCGCCCGGCACCGTCGCGCTGGCGCTCTACGCGGCGCTCACCGCAGGCCGCCGGAATGCCGACCGCAGCGCAATCGGGACGGTCGTGCGTGCATCAACCAGCGAAAGCGTCGCGAAAACTACAACGCGCATTTCATTTCCCAAACACACCGCTTCACCTCAAGAACGCGGTGTCCTGCCGCCTGTCCTGCCGCCCGACAGGACTATTGCCAACTATTCGCCCCTCGCGCATAACCAGTACCCAGCTCGGCCACCAGCCGCATCAATGCGGCGCAGCAATACCAGTTCGGCCCAGCAGAAAGGAATGAAGTAATCATGAACATCAACAAGGAGCCTGTGGCCGGGCCGGATAATGCGGGCCGGGACTTCGCTCATAAGCGGTACGCCACGGTGGTGATGGATCCGCCGTGGGGTCACCAGCAGAAGGGGCGACTCGGCGCGCAACGCCACTACGACCTCATGACAACGGAGCGCATCGCGGGCCTCCCGATCCCCGATCTGCTCGAAGAGAATGCCCACGTCTGGATCTGGTGCTTCGTCGCCTCCCGCATGGATGCCCAGCGCATCGCCGAGGAGCACTGGGAGATGACCTTCCGATCGGAGCTCATCTGGGATAAACGCAAGACCGGACTCGGGAATTTTCTCCGCAACAGCCACGAGCATCTGCTGCTGTTCACCCGAGGCAAGGCGCCGGTGCTCTATCGGGGGCAGCGCACCGTGGCGGACTGGCCGGTACAAGATCACAGCCACAAGCCGGAAGAGGCCATGGCGATGATCCAGCGCGTCAGCCCCGGCCCGTTCCTCGAGTTGTTCAGCAGGCGTCGGTTCCCCGGCTTCGACCACTGGGGCAACGAGGTTCCCGGTGGCTCCGACGTCCACATCCCCGGCTACCCGGTGCCGGAGTACTCGGCACGCGCCTACGACCCGACAGCCGGTGATCCGCTCTGGCCTGACGGCGTCATCCGGGGCGGCGGGGTCTTCCGTCACGTCCTCCAGATCGAGGAGGGGAAGTCGTGAGCTGGCTCAACCCCGACGAGGGCAAGAAGAACGACGAGAAGGAGAAGGACACCATGAGCCAGCGCTTCTTTACTGCCTGTCTTCTCATTCTCGGCGGCGCTATCGCCCTGACGATCGCCATCGAATTTCTCGCTCAAATCTGGGGCTGGCTGGTACTCGGGGTAGTCGTGGCAATCGTGATCTGGATTCTCGCAAGAGTCGCGAAGTCGCGGCAGGACAGGTGGTGAAGCATGAGCACGTTTACCTCCGTCAAGTCGTTGTGCTTTTCACAAACACCATTGACTGTCCATCAAAGTGGACGTATAAACAGCGCTTGGAGTGCTGTCCACCAAAGTGGGCACTCTGGCCGCGTTCGACATCTCACTTCGGGAGGTGTCCGCGATGCCTAAGCCCTCCCCACGCCGCAGGCGGAGAAGTAGCACGGGATCACTGCCAGTCCGTGTGACCAGCCTGCGCTTCAATCCGGCCGATCCCTCCCGGCTCGCCAATGCCTTGCTGCTGAACGCATCAGAGCAGGCGGCGCGCCTGGAAGGGAAGCCTCGGCCGTTCCTCGCCGGCATCGACCGGCTGAGCGACATCACCACGAACACCACCAACACGCAACGAAAGGAGCAGACCAATGACGATCACCCCGACACCAGCACATAGCCCGGTCGCCGATGCCAGCGGACTGGTCTACTCCCGACTGTTTCTGCCAACGCCGCTCGAACTGTCCCAGGCGGGGCAGTTCCTGCGGCGACTGGCGGCCGAACGCCGCCCCCACCGGATCGTCCTGGAGACCCTCGCCACACCGGGCGGCATCCTCCACCTGATCGGAACAGAGGCGACGCACATCCACCAGCTCCGCCGCCTGCTCGGGGATCTCATCCCCGGCGTCGTGATGGCCGGTCTGGGCAGTGAGCAGCGCATCGCCCCGGTCTCGGTCGGACGCATCACGGTGAAGCCAGCCGGCCTGCCGCTCGAGGCATCGGCAGCGGAGCAGGCAACCAGGGCGCTCTACTCGGCGCTCTCGCATCGGCTCCATACAGGCGAGGCCATCTGCCTCCAGGTCGTGCTCGGCCACGGCATCCATCCAGCGCACACTCCGGCGAAGATCGCCGATCCGAGACCGCTCGGCATCTGGCAGGCGCTCACGACCGGCACGACACCGGCACCAACCGACCTGCGTTCTCGGATCCGTGACCGCCAGTCCGACTACGGGCTCCAGGTCAGCATCCGAGTCGCAGCGGCAGGAGATGATCCGGCCAGGCGGCAGCGTTTCATCTTCGAGGTGCTCTCCGCGCTGTCCATCCTGGAAGCGCCCGGCGTGGACGTTGCCGCCTCCCGCGACAAGCCCGAACGCTTCACCCGCGCTGTGCTTCATCGTCCACTGCGGTTGTCGGTGACGGAGCTGGTCGGTGTTACGGGGTGGCCGGTGGGCGCCGAGCGTCTGCCGGGCATGCCGCCTGGGCATCCGAAGCTGCTCCGGCTTGACCCGGCAGCGAACTCGACCGAGCGCGTCTTCGCTCGTTCAGCCATCCCCGGTGACGAACGGCTCGTCGGCATCACCCGAGCCGATTCCGGCATGCATGGGATCGCCGTTGGCCCCACCGGCGTCGGCAAGTCCACCGCCCTGGAGCACCTCATCCTCGCC
This is a stretch of genomic DNA from Flaviflexus salsibiostraticola. It encodes these proteins:
- a CDS encoding MT-A70 family methyltransferase, which encodes MNINKEPVAGPDNAGRDFAHKRYATVVMDPPWGHQQKGRLGAQRHYDLMTTERIAGLPIPDLLEENAHVWIWCFVASRMDAQRIAEEHWEMTFRSELIWDKRKTGLGNFLRNSHEHLLLFTRGKAPVLYRGQRTVADWPVQDHSHKPEEAMAMIQRVSPGPFLELFSRRRFPGFDHWGNEVPGGSDVHIPGYPVPEYSARAYDPTAGDPLWPDGVIRGGGVFRHVLQIEEGKS